In a genomic window of Helianthus annuus cultivar XRQ/B chromosome 10, HanXRQr2.0-SUNRISE, whole genome shotgun sequence:
- the LOC110885604 gene encoding 11S globulin seed storage protein G3-like, whose protein sequence is MASKATLLLAFTLLFATCIARHQQRQQQQNQCQLQNIEALEPIEVIQAEAGVTEIWDAYDQQFQCAGVDFIRHRIQPGGLLLPSYVNTPILAFVERGRGIQGVILPGCPETYEYSQEQQFSGEGGRRGGGEGNQDRHQKVENLKEGDVVAIPTGTAHWLHNDGNTELVVVVFLDTQNHENQLDENQRRFFLAGNPQAQAQSQQQQQRQPRQQSPQRQRQRQRQGQGQNAGNIFNGFTPELIAQSFNVDQETAQKLQGQNDQRGHIVNVGQDLQIVRPPQDRRSPRQQQEQRRSPRQQQEQQQGRRGGWSNGVEETICSMKFKVNIDNPSQADFVNPQAGSIANLNSFKFPILEHLRLSVERGELRPNAIQSPHWTINAHNLLYVTEGALRVQIVDNQGNSVFDNELREGQVVVIPQNFAVIKRANEQGSRWVSFKTNDNAMIANLAGRVSAISSMPVDVVANAYQLSREEAQQLKFSQRETVLFAPSFSRGQGIRASA, encoded by the exons ATGGCATCCAAAGCAACTTTGCTCTTAGCTTTTACCCTTCTCTTTGCCACTTGCATTGCCCGCCACCAGCAACGGCAACAGCAACAGAACCAGTGCCAGCTTCAAAACATCGAGGCGCTCGAGCCCATCGAAGTTATCCAAGCTGAAGCCGGTGTGACCGAAATTTGGGACGCCTATGACCAACAGTTCCAGTGTGCGGGTGTCGATTTTATTCGACACCGGATTCAACCTGGTGGCCTTCTCTTGCCTTCCTACGTCAACACCCCTATTTTGGCCTTCGTCGAGAGAG GTAGGGGTATTCAGGGGGTTATATTGCCGGGATGCCCGGAAACCTATGAATATTCGCAGGAGCAACAGTTTTCCGGTGAGGGTGGCCGCAGAGGAGGAGGAGAGGGCAATCAGGACCGTCATCAGAAAGTAGAGAACTTAAAGGAGGGTGACGTGGTTGCCATCCCCACCGGAACAGCTCACTGGCTTCACAACGACGGCAACACAGAACTTGTGGTGGTCGTCTTCTTGGATACTCAGAACCATGAGAACCAGCTTGACGAAAACCAAAGG AGATTCTTCTTAGCCGGAAACCCTCAAGCTCAAGCTCAAAgccagcagcaacaacaaagaCAACCACGCCAACAATCTCCTCAAAGGCAAAGGCAAAGGCAAAGGCAAGGGCAAGGTCAGAACGCCGGCAACATCTTCAACGGTTTCACCCCCGAGCTCATTGCACAATCATTCAACGTCGACCAAGAGACCGCCCAGAAGCTACAAGGACAAAACGACCAGAGAGGCCACATTGTTAATGTCGGACAAGACCTTCAAATAGTCCGCCCACCACAAGACAGACGCTCTCCTCGCCAACAACAAGAGCAGCGACGCTCTCCTCGCCAACAACAAGAGCAGCAGCAAGGCAGACGTGGCGGATGGAGCAACGGTGTGGAAGAAACCATCTGCAGCATGAAGTTCAAAGTGAACATTGACAACCCTTCCCAGGCTGACTTTGTAAACCCGCAAGCCGGCAGCATTGCAAACCTCAACAGCTTCAAATTCCCCATTCTCGAGCACCTCCGGCTCAGCGTGGAAAGAGGCGAACTCCGTCCGAATGCCATCCAATCCCCACACTGGACAATCAACGCCCACAATCTTCTCTACGTAACCGAGGGAGCCTTGAGGGTACAAATCGTCGACAACCAAGGAAACTCAGTTTTCGACAACGAGCTCCGTGAGGGACAGGTGGTGGTGATCCCGCAGAACTTTGCGGTGATCAAGAGAGCCAATGAACAAGGAAGCAGGTGGGTGTCTTTCAAGACTAATGATAATGCCATGATAGCAAACCTTGCAGGGCGTGTGTCCGCCATCAGCAGCATGCCGGTTGACGTTGTGGCGAATGCGTATCAGCTATCTCGAGAGGAAGCTCAGCAGCTCAAGTTTAGCCAGAGGGAGACGGTTTTGTTTGCACCAAGTTTTTCCAGGGGCCAAGGGATCAGGGCTTCAGCTTAA